In Megalobrama amblycephala isolate DHTTF-2021 unplaced genomic scaffold, ASM1881202v1 scaffold460, whole genome shotgun sequence, the following are encoded in one genomic region:
- the LOC125261678 gene encoding tripartite motif-containing protein 16-like protein, with protein sequence MKFRVAVLLLLYKCLVFAPNVIFATEAAVSGLTCPLKCTDVLKQLQDLEIRLTKSEAQIEEIKKEKQDRDFVPKTRKGFLQYSHRLTLDLNTVSESLLLSEGNRVITNTDTDQSYPDHPDRFDWPQVLCRESVSDRRSYWEIEWSGEYVFISVSYKSIRRKGTGDESGFGYNDQSWSLICYSSSSSFIHNNIWTVLPVKPIISRTVNEENHYRVGVYVDHSAGTLSFYSVSGDTMILIHSVQTTFTQPLYPGFRIYPGSSVKLI encoded by the exons ATGAAGTTCAGAGTAGCAGTTCTTCTGCTTCTGTACAAATGTCTTGTATTCGCTCCGAACGTCATATTCGCAACAGAAGCTGCCGTCTCAGGATTGACTTGTCCTTTGAAATGCACAGATGTACTGAAGCAACTACAAGATCTGGAAATCAGACTCACTAAGAGTGAAGCTCAGATTGAGGAaatcaaaaaggaaaaacaag ACAGAGACTTTGTTCCCAAGACCAGGAAAGgcttcctacaat attcccatcggctcactctggatctgaacacagtgagtGAAAGCCTCCTTCTGTCTGAGGGGAACAGAGTGATTACTAACACTGACACAGATcagtcgtatcctgatcatccagacagattcgATTGgcctcaggtgttgtgtagagagagtgtgagtgatCGACGCtcttactgggagattgagtggagtggagaatatgtgtttatatcagtgtcatataagagcatcagaaGGAAAGGAACGGGTGATGAGAGTGGGTTTGgatataatgatcagtcctggagtttgatctGCTATTCCTCCAGTAGCTCATTCATACACAATAACATATGGACTGTTCTCCCTGTAAAGCCCATCATCAGTAGAACAGTGAATGAGGAGAATCACTATagagtaggagtgtatgtggatcacagtgcaggaactctgtccttctacagcgtctctggagacacaatgatcctCATTCActcagtccagaccacattcactcaaccgctctatcctgggtttaggATTTATCctggatcatcagtgaaactgatttga